In the Manis javanica isolate MJ-LG chromosome 12, MJ_LKY, whole genome shotgun sequence genome, one interval contains:
- the LOC108394291 gene encoding putative protein SSX6: MKRNYDAMIGRGLRAPRHLSCVLKTRTTEPCGYDSDKDQASQNEDEPPEGASNVQVIQNLKVTPKEPAEENHDWNPIPVTSGSEQDEKQLCLLEAASNSGQQSMKTSSKRKLFGNPSLAPLAMFKCVVQVGGWILDRPGSRLAEELTRVTYLSCHQYKSHSTIGSKNQKANIWAHWLRERKTLIVYEEISEPEEDY, from the coding sequence ATGAAGAGAAACTATGATGCCATGATTGGTCGAGGTCTCAGGGCCCCCCGCCACCTTTCATGTGTCCTAAAAACGAGAACCACAGAACCCTGTGGGTATGATTCTGATAAAGATCAGGCCTCGCAGAATGAAGATGAACCTCCTGAGGGGGCTTCCAATGTGCAAGTGATACAGAATCTGAAGGTGACGCCCAAGGAGCCAGCAGAGGAGAATCATGACTGGAATCCTATACCAGTGACTTCTGGCTCAGAGCAGGATGAGAAGCAGCTGTGCCTTCTGGAAGCCGCAAGTAACTCTGGTCAACAGAGTATGAAGACATCAAGTAAGAGGAAGCTTTTTGGGAACCCTTCTCTGGCTCCCCTGGCTATGTTCAAGTGTGTGGTCCAGGTGGGGGGATGGATCTTGGACAGGCCTGGGTCCAGGCTGGCTGAGGAGCTCACCAGAGTCACATACTTGAGTTGTCATCAGTATAAAAGCCACAGCACTATAGGATCCAAGAACCAGAAGGCTAATATCTGGGCCCACTGGCTGCGGGAAAGGAAGACCCTCATAGTGTATGAAGAGATCAGTGAGCCCGAGGAAGACTACTAA